From one Anguilla rostrata isolate EN2019 chromosome 12, ASM1855537v3, whole genome shotgun sequence genomic stretch:
- the slc36a4 gene encoding neutral amino acid uniporter 4 isoform X2 — protein sequence MESTEQLDMEVMTPLIEEAGHCPDDFSEDDHDIELVPVQRHYELGNHDGITFSQTLIHLLKGNIGTGLLGLPLAVKNAGIIVGPISLVVMGVVCVHCMHILVHCSHHLSERLKRPPMGYSDTVAIAMEQSSLKCIKRGADFGRHLVGFFLVLTQLGFCSVYFVFLAENIKQVVEGYWGNNTDHPLSFANITVETGVRTPVEPWGLDLRLYMVFFLPFLILLVFMKDLKNMAVLSFLANIAMAVSLVIIFKYILTDVGDPKRLPYASSWKKFPFFFGTAIFAFEGIGVVLPLENQMKEPKRFPQALNIGMGTVIVLYVALATLGYLHFGNDIKGSITLNLPHNAWTNQMVKILYSFGVFVSFAIQFFVPAEILLPPLRSRLRESWRGPCELAARSLLVCLTCKSIYSYNPIPIELTLNQ from the exons ACTGAACAGCTAG ACATGGAGGTGATGACACCTCTTATTGAAGAAGCAGGGCACTGTCCAGATGACTTTTCAGAGGATGATCATGATATTGAATTGGTTCCAGTTCAAAGACATTATGAACTGGGAAATCATGATGGCATTAC GTTTTCACAAACCCTCATCCATCTCTTGAAGGGGAACATTGGAACTGGCCTGCTTGGCCTTCCTTTGGCAGTGAAGAATGCTGGGATTATT GTTGGGCCCATAAGCCTGGTTGTGATGGGAGTGGTGTGTGTTCACTGCATGCACATCCTGGTCCACTGCAGTCATCACTTATCTGAAAG GTTGAAACGGCCCCCAATGGGCTACAGTGACACGGTGGCCATCGCCATGGAGCAGAGCTCACTTAAGTGCATCAAAAGGGGGGCAGATTTTGGGAG GCACCTGGTCGGCTTCTTCCTGGTGTTGACGCAGCTGGGCTTCTGCAGTGTGTACTTTGTGTTCTTGGCGGAGAATATTAAGCAG GTGGTTGAAGGGTACTGGGGAAACAACACGGATCATCCACTCTCTTTTGCCAACATCACCGTGGAGACGGGCGTGAGAACACCCGTGGAACCCTGGGGCCTGGATCTACGCTTGTACATGGtcttcttccttcctttcctcaTCCTTCTCGTCTTCATGAAAGACCTTAAGAACATGGCTGTGCTGTCCTTCCTGGCCAACATTGCCATGGCTGTTAGCCTGGTCATCATCTTCAAGTATATCTTAACT GATGTGGGGGACCCAAAAAGACTGCCGTATGCCTCCAGCTGGAAGAAGTTCCCCTTTTTCTTCGGCACAGCGATATTCGCCTTTGAAGGAATAGGGGTG GTTCTCCCACTGGAAAACCAGATGAAGGAACCAAAACGATTTCCTCAGGCTCTTAACATTGGCATGGGCACTGTCATCGTCCTCTATGTTGCCCTGGCGACACTGGGGTACCTGCACTTTGGGAACGACATTAAAGGAAGCATAACCCTCAACCTTCCGCACAACGCGTG GACCAACCAGATGGTGAAGATCCTGTACTCCTTCGGCGTTTTCGTCAGCTTTGCCATCCAGTTCTTCGTTCCGGCGGAGATCCTCCTGCCTCCCCTCAGGTCTCGACTGCGAGAGAGCTGGAGGGGGCCCTGTGAGCTGGCTGCCCGGTCCCTCCTGGTCTGCCTTACCT
- the slc36a4 gene encoding neutral amino acid uniporter 4 isoform X3, translating into MESTEQLDMEVMTPLIEEAGHCPDDFSEDDHDIELVPVQRHYELGNHDGITFSQTLIHLLKGNIGTGLLGLPLAVKNAGIIVGPISLVVMGVVCVHCMHILVHCSHHLSERLKRPPMGYSDTVAIAMEQSSLKCIKRGADFGRHLVGFFLVLTQLGFCSVYFVFLAENIKQVVEGYWGNNTDHPLSFANITVETGVRTPVEPWGLDLRLYMVFFLPFLILLVFMKDLKNMAVLSFLANIAMAVSLVIIFKYILTDVGDPKRLPYASSWKKFPFFFGTAIFAFEGIGVVLPLENQMKEPKRFPQALNIGMGTVIVLYVALATLGYLHFGNDIKGSITLNLPHNAWTNQMVKILYSFGVFVSFAIQFFVPAEILLPPLRSRLRESWRGPCELAARSLLVCLT; encoded by the exons ACTGAACAGCTAG ACATGGAGGTGATGACACCTCTTATTGAAGAAGCAGGGCACTGTCCAGATGACTTTTCAGAGGATGATCATGATATTGAATTGGTTCCAGTTCAAAGACATTATGAACTGGGAAATCATGATGGCATTAC GTTTTCACAAACCCTCATCCATCTCTTGAAGGGGAACATTGGAACTGGCCTGCTTGGCCTTCCTTTGGCAGTGAAGAATGCTGGGATTATT GTTGGGCCCATAAGCCTGGTTGTGATGGGAGTGGTGTGTGTTCACTGCATGCACATCCTGGTCCACTGCAGTCATCACTTATCTGAAAG GTTGAAACGGCCCCCAATGGGCTACAGTGACACGGTGGCCATCGCCATGGAGCAGAGCTCACTTAAGTGCATCAAAAGGGGGGCAGATTTTGGGAG GCACCTGGTCGGCTTCTTCCTGGTGTTGACGCAGCTGGGCTTCTGCAGTGTGTACTTTGTGTTCTTGGCGGAGAATATTAAGCAG GTGGTTGAAGGGTACTGGGGAAACAACACGGATCATCCACTCTCTTTTGCCAACATCACCGTGGAGACGGGCGTGAGAACACCCGTGGAACCCTGGGGCCTGGATCTACGCTTGTACATGGtcttcttccttcctttcctcaTCCTTCTCGTCTTCATGAAAGACCTTAAGAACATGGCTGTGCTGTCCTTCCTGGCCAACATTGCCATGGCTGTTAGCCTGGTCATCATCTTCAAGTATATCTTAACT GATGTGGGGGACCCAAAAAGACTGCCGTATGCCTCCAGCTGGAAGAAGTTCCCCTTTTTCTTCGGCACAGCGATATTCGCCTTTGAAGGAATAGGGGTG GTTCTCCCACTGGAAAACCAGATGAAGGAACCAAAACGATTTCCTCAGGCTCTTAACATTGGCATGGGCACTGTCATCGTCCTCTATGTTGCCCTGGCGACACTGGGGTACCTGCACTTTGGGAACGACATTAAAGGAAGCATAACCCTCAACCTTCCGCACAACGCGTG GACCAACCAGATGGTGAAGATCCTGTACTCCTTCGGCGTTTTCGTCAGCTTTGCCATCCAGTTCTTCGTTCCGGCGGAGATCCTCCTGCCTCCCCTCAGGTCTCGACTGCGAGAGAGCTGGAGGGGGCCCTGTGAGCTGGCTGCCCGGTCCCTCCTGGTCTGCCTTACCT ga